Proteins from a genomic interval of Sulfurospirillum oryzae:
- the waaA gene encoding lipid IV(A) 3-deoxy-D-manno-octulosonic acid transferase, translating to MSFFYSLLATLLYFVALPYLMYLRFKPKYKDSIPARFFLKNNPSFTDGGIWFHACSFGEVRSLSPFIDKISPLDVRISVITQTGFKEASKHSQAEVRYLPFEIFLPFWIRKQKVLIVMEAELWPLLFIVAKAKGIKTVLLNARISDNSYASYLRFGWLYHWIFSHVDLIFAQSIEDEQRLKTLGAKSVQVSGNIKAFSEYSVTHVYPKMDTRRVIVLASTHEGEEELILSHLALQTNDQLIVGPRHPERFEKVDKLLKTYALNENKAYARLSEHDVFGSDIILCDKMGELINLYAIADVVILGGSFVDGIGGHNPLEPAFFGTKIISGEFIFNQKVLFDAVDNAFTCKVEDLKNVFDSIDTYPKSTIVHRGDFEPLLEQILGNKNGKSL from the coding sequence TTGAGCTTTTTTTACTCTCTTTTGGCAACGTTACTCTATTTTGTAGCGTTGCCTTATCTCATGTACCTTCGCTTCAAGCCTAAATACAAAGATTCCATTCCCGCACGCTTTTTTTTGAAAAATAATCCCAGCTTTACTGATGGTGGCATTTGGTTTCATGCGTGCTCTTTTGGCGAAGTACGTTCGTTAAGTCCTTTTATCGACAAGATTTCACCTTTGGATGTTCGCATTAGTGTGATTACCCAAACGGGATTTAAAGAGGCGAGTAAACATTCCCAAGCAGAGGTTCGCTATCTGCCTTTTGAGATCTTTTTGCCTTTTTGGATACGCAAACAAAAAGTACTGATTGTTATGGAGGCTGAACTTTGGCCGCTCCTTTTTATTGTTGCAAAAGCAAAGGGTATAAAAACCGTTTTATTGAACGCGCGCATTTCAGATAATTCGTATGCCTCATATCTTCGTTTTGGTTGGCTGTACCATTGGATTTTTAGCCATGTTGATCTCATCTTTGCGCAAAGCATTGAAGATGAGCAAAGACTTAAAACACTTGGTGCTAAGAGCGTTCAGGTGAGTGGTAACATTAAGGCATTTAGCGAGTATTCTGTGACACATGTCTATCCAAAAATGGATACTAGAAGGGTCATAGTATTAGCCAGCACCCATGAGGGTGAAGAGGAATTAATTTTATCGCACCTTGCATTGCAGACCAATGATCAACTGATTGTTGGTCCTAGGCACCCTGAGCGATTTGAAAAAGTGGATAAGCTTTTGAAAACCTATGCGCTCAATGAGAACAAAGCGTATGCAAGGTTGTCCGAACATGATGTGTTTGGTTCAGATATTATCTTGTGCGACAAAATGGGAGAACTCATTAATCTTTACGCCATTGCAGATGTGGTGATTTTAGGCGGTTCTTTTGTTGATGGCATCGGTGGGCACAATCCATTAGAGCCTGCTTTTTTTGGTACAAAGATCATCAGTGGCGAATTTATTTTCAATCAAAAAGTACTTTTTGATGCCGTTGACAATGCTTTTACATGTAAAGTTGAAGATTTAAA
- a CDS encoding zinc ribbon domain-containing protein — MNKYLEQLIELSKLDKEIDDFGPRIAKVEKMLKLSLDKERDLKLQAESFQADIADAKLKKAKNEAHLAELSAKLKDLTKKSSLVKTAKEIKALQLEEEISKEQCDFANDEINRLDKIIDLKQTNIAALQEKIADAVKEAEEIKASIDSQIQAIEEERKNVYQAKDELVSGMSQKILTFYQKIRKWAQNSTVVPVKKQACYGCFMRMNDKTYASVLKQDDIVTCPHCGRILYKEIEEVKA; from the coding sequence ATGAATAAGTATTTAGAACAGTTAATTGAGCTTTCCAAGTTAGACAAAGAGATCGACGATTTTGGCCCTAGAATTGCCAAAGTTGAGAAAATGTTGAAACTTTCTTTAGACAAAGAGAGAGATTTAAAACTCCAAGCAGAGTCTTTCCAAGCGGATATCGCGGATGCAAAACTCAAAAAAGCAAAAAATGAAGCACATCTTGCAGAACTTTCAGCAAAACTAAAAGATCTTACTAAAAAAAGTTCTTTAGTTAAAACAGCCAAAGAGATTAAAGCGCTTCAACTTGAAGAAGAAATTTCAAAAGAACAGTGTGATTTTGCCAATGATGAAATCAACCGTTTAGATAAAATTATTGATCTCAAACAAACAAATATTGCTGCATTACAAGAAAAGATTGCAGACGCTGTTAAAGAAGCAGAAGAGATTAAAGCATCGATTGATTCTCAAATCCAAGCGATTGAAGAAGAGCGTAAAAACGTTTACCAAGCGAAAGATGAACTTGTCTCTGGGATGAGTCAAAAAATCTTAACGTTTTATCAAAAAATTAGAAAATGGGCGCAAAATTCAACCGTTGTTCCTGTTAAAAAACAGGCATGTTATGGTTGTTTCATGAGAATGAATGATAAAACCTATGCCAGTGTTTTAAAACAAGATGACATCGTGACATGTCCACACTGTGGTCGTATTTTATACAAAGAGATAGAGGAAGTAAAGGCGTAA
- a CDS encoding Nif3-like dinuclear metal center hexameric protein encodes MKLGALYDFLDTLSPFATQASWDNSGLLIGSKDDEVEQIYLSLDVDSSLLEEVAAHSLIITHHPLIFSGLKQLNFAKYPSNLIQRMVQKNISLIAMHTNFDLSHLNAYVASKLGFEIKESREFVSYFDVNQNFDDLALHVKRVLGIENVRLVRTKEWIGRCAITTGSGGDLISKIEADCFLSGDLKYHQALEAKENNLSLIDIGHFESERYFPECLGNYLKNLPLKAIMSNSKNPFEYK; translated from the coding sequence ATGAAGCTAGGCGCACTCTACGACTTTTTAGACACCCTTAGCCCATTTGCCACACAGGCAAGTTGGGATAATAGTGGGCTGTTGATCGGAAGCAAGGACGATGAAGTAGAGCAAATCTACCTTAGCCTTGATGTCGATAGCTCACTTTTAGAAGAAGTAGCAGCGCATTCGCTTATTATAACGCATCATCCACTGATTTTTAGTGGTCTTAAACAGCTTAATTTTGCGAAATATCCTTCTAATTTGATTCAAAGGATGGTGCAAAAAAATATTAGTTTAATTGCGATGCACACGAACTTTGATCTCTCGCATCTCAATGCTTATGTCGCCTCTAAGCTTGGCTTTGAAATCAAAGAGAGCAGAGAGTTTGTAAGCTACTTCGATGTGAACCAAAATTTCGATGATTTGGCTTTACATGTAAAGCGTGTTTTAGGCATTGAAAACGTGCGTTTGGTGAGAACGAAAGAGTGGATTGGACGTTGTGCCATTACCACTGGATCAGGAGGCGATTTGATCTCTAAAATTGAGGCTGATTGTTTTTTAAGTGGAGACCTAAAGTACCATCAAGCTTTGGAGGCAAAAGAAAATAACCTCTCATTAATTGACATAGGTCACTTTGAGTCCGAGCGCTATTTCCCAGAGTGTTTAGGCAATTATTTGAAAAATTTGCCATTAAAGGCTATAATGTCAAATTCTAAAAATCCGTTTGAGTATAAATAG
- the glyQ gene encoding glycine--tRNA ligase subunit alpha codes for MLTFSQMLLNLQTFWQDQGCTIVQPYDMPAGAGTFHNATFLRSLSSKPWATAYVAPSRRPTDGRYGENPNRLGSYYQFQVLIKPSPDNIQELYLKSLEMLGLDIKKHDIRFVEDNWESPTLGAWGLGWEVWLDGMEVTQFTYFQQVGGIACNPVSVEITYGVERLAMYLQEKESVFDLVWNENQFGVTTYGDVHKQSEYEFSKYNFEIANVAMLFEHFENAQVECKRCLEENLPLPAYDYCLMASHTFNVLDARKAISVTQRQNYILKIRELAKGCAVKYKEVVG; via the coding sequence GTGTTAACCTTTAGTCAAATGCTTTTAAACCTCCAAACTTTTTGGCAAGATCAAGGCTGTACAATTGTTCAACCTTACGATATGCCAGCAGGGGCTGGAACCTTTCATAATGCAACGTTTTTAAGAAGCTTGAGCTCAAAGCCTTGGGCAACAGCGTATGTCGCACCAAGTCGCAGACCAACCGATGGAAGATATGGTGAGAACCCAAACCGTTTGGGCAGTTATTATCAGTTCCAAGTGCTCATTAAACCAAGTCCTGACAACATTCAAGAGCTTTACCTCAAAAGTCTTGAAATGCTTGGGCTTGACATCAAAAAACACGACATTCGCTTTGTGGAAGACAACTGGGAATCGCCAACGCTTGGCGCATGGGGACTTGGCTGGGAAGTGTGGTTGGATGGTATGGAAGTGACTCAATTTACCTATTTCCAACAAGTAGGTGGTATTGCGTGTAACCCTGTTTCGGTTGAAATTACCTATGGTGTAGAACGCCTCGCGATGTATTTGCAAGAGAAAGAGTCTGTGTTCGATCTTGTATGGAATGAGAACCAATTTGGTGTCACAACGTACGGTGATGTACACAAACAAAGTGAGTATGAGTTTAGTAAATACAACTTTGAGATCGCCAATGTCGCGATGCTTTTTGAACACTTTGAAAACGCGCAAGTCGAATGCAAGCGTTGTTTGGAAGAAAACTTACCATTGCCAGCGTATGACTACTGTTTGATGGCTTCACATACATTCAACGTACTTGATGCACGAAAAGCCATTTCGGTAACGCAGCGTCAAAACTACATCCTTAAAATTCGTGAACTCGCTAAAGGGTGTGCTGTTAAGTATAAAGAAGTTGTAGGTTAA
- a CDS encoding DUF3972 domain-containing protein, translating to MNSWLEIEEFSKLVNLDISAIQSLIEEGKLIAKEEDGQCFVEVSRSAHALIPATKGIVLDDAYDGSSISMSSEFVEKTVGAILSLHEKVLDAKEETLDALKSENRFLKEALFSMQELYEEDRKTMETLTKQLALLQDELEFTKRKYKMMWNKAVESYTPPTK from the coding sequence ATGAACAGTTGGTTAGAGATTGAAGAGTTTAGTAAATTAGTCAATTTGGATATTTCTGCCATTCAATCATTGATCGAAGAGGGCAAGCTGATAGCAAAAGAGGAAGATGGGCAATGTTTTGTTGAAGTAAGCCGAAGTGCTCATGCACTTATTCCTGCTACCAAAGGGATTGTCCTTGATGACGCTTATGATGGATCTTCCATCTCAATGAGCTCAGAGTTTGTGGAAAAAACGGTTGGCGCCATACTCAGTTTGCATGAAAAAGTCTTAGATGCCAAAGAAGAGACCCTCGATGCGCTAAAAAGTGAAAATCGTTTTTTAAAAGAGGCTCTTTTTTCAATGCAAGAGCTTTACGAAGAAGATCGTAAAACAATGGAAACATTGACCAAGCAACTTGCACTATTGCAAGATGAACTGGAATTTACCAAGCGAAAATATAAAATGATGTGGAATAAAGCGGTGGAGAGTTATACCCCTCCAACCAAATAA
- the purE gene encoding 5-(carboxyamino)imidazole ribonucleotide mutase codes for MKFVSIIMGSKSDYTVMEECAKTLEKFGVMHEIIVSSAHRSPERTHQYVKSAEAKGAKVFICAAGMAAHLAGVVASLTTKPVIGVPMKGGVMEGMDALLSTVQMPGGMPVGTVAIGAAGAVNSAYLAMQILAIGDEELSAKLKEDRILKAKKVETDSMGIEIIL; via the coding sequence GTGAAGTTTGTTTCTATTATAATGGGAAGTAAAAGTGATTATACTGTTATGGAAGAGTGCGCAAAGACGTTAGAGAAATTTGGCGTGATGCATGAGATCATCGTCTCATCTGCGCATAGAAGTCCTGAGCGAACCCATCAGTATGTTAAAAGTGCTGAAGCCAAAGGGGCTAAAGTCTTTATTTGTGCAGCGGGTATGGCGGCACATTTAGCCGGTGTGGTAGCTTCACTTACCACGAAACCTGTTATTGGTGTTCCGATGAAAGGTGGCGTTATGGAAGGAATGGACGCACTTTTAAGTACAGTTCAAATGCCAGGAGGTATGCCCGTAGGTACTGTGGCTATTGGTGCAGCAGGCGCGGTTAACAGTGCGTATTTAGCGATGCAAATTCTTGCAATCGGCGATGAAGAATTGAGTGCAAAACTCAAAGAAGATCGTATTTTGAAAGCAAAAAAAGTCGAAACGGATTCTATGGGTATTGAAATCATTCTATAA
- a CDS encoding peptidase U32 family protein, with amino-acid sequence MSNVELLSPAGNFEKLKIALAYGADAVYAGVSHFSLRIRSGKEFTYESFEEAINYTHAMGKKLYVTINGFPFNAQISLLEKHIERVAAMNPDAFIVAAPGVIKLAQKIAPHIPVHLSTQANVLNYLDAEVYYDMGVKRIIAAREVSLKDLEQIKARLPKLELEVFVHGSMCFAYSGRCLISSVQSGRVSNRGSCANDCRFPYTLYAHNEESGTLFRLEEGEEGTHIMNAKDLNLSAHVKEILDSGVIDSLKIEGRTKSSYYVGITTKTYRQAIDDYYANQFDASKYTAELDTTKNRGFSDGYLVNRPYEKNDTQNLAHSISEGTHQVIAQVSEDGSNCLCKDVLSLHVNYELIMPSVAKIEAVDNEIGTIFKEEGSWKVCFKKLQTPMGKVFDEIHSGNTNAIVLPAIVPGFTFLRAKIKG; translated from the coding sequence GTGTCAAACGTCGAACTGCTTTCTCCTGCTGGAAATTTTGAAAAGTTAAAAATCGCGCTTGCTTATGGCGCAGATGCCGTGTATGCGGGGGTGAGTCACTTCTCTCTTCGCATACGTTCAGGCAAAGAGTTTACGTATGAAAGTTTTGAAGAAGCGATCAACTATACCCACGCCATGGGCAAAAAGCTCTATGTTACCATCAATGGTTTTCCTTTTAACGCACAAATTTCGCTTTTAGAAAAACATATTGAGCGTGTAGCGGCAATGAACCCTGACGCGTTTATTGTAGCAGCGCCAGGCGTTATAAAGTTAGCGCAAAAGATTGCACCACACATTCCTGTGCATCTTTCCACGCAAGCGAATGTGTTGAATTATCTTGATGCTGAAGTCTATTATGATATGGGTGTGAAGCGTATTATTGCAGCACGCGAAGTAAGCCTGAAAGATCTTGAGCAAATTAAAGCGCGATTACCAAAGCTAGAGCTTGAAGTTTTTGTGCATGGTTCGATGTGTTTTGCCTACAGCGGTCGTTGTTTGATTAGTTCTGTTCAAAGCGGACGTGTTTCAAACCGTGGGAGCTGTGCGAATGACTGTCGCTTTCCTTATACGCTTTATGCCCATAATGAAGAGAGTGGGACGCTCTTTCGTTTGGAAGAGGGCGAAGAGGGGACGCATATTATGAATGCGAAAGATCTCAACTTGAGTGCTCACGTGAAAGAGATACTGGATTCGGGTGTCATTGATTCACTCAAGATTGAAGGACGAACGAAGAGTTCTTATTATGTGGGAATTACCACCAAAACATATCGTCAAGCGATTGATGATTATTATGCCAATCAGTTTGATGCGAGTAAATATACCGCTGAACTAGACACAACTAAAAATAGAGGGTTTAGTGATGGCTATTTGGTCAATCGCCCTTATGAAAAAAATGATACACAAAACCTCGCGCACTCGATTAGCGAAGGCACACACCAAGTGATTGCGCAAGTGAGTGAAGATGGCTCGAACTGCCTTTGTAAAGACGTTTTATCTTTACATGTAAACTATGAATTGATTATGCCCTCAGTTGCAAAGATTGAGGCTGTTGATAATGAAATTGGTACGATTTTTAAAGAAGAGGGTTCGTGGAAAGTGTGTTTCAAAAAACTACAAACGCCAATGGGCAAAGTATTTGATGAGATACACAGCGGAAATACCAATGCGATTGTGCTACCAGCAATCGTGCCTGGATTTACATTTTTAAGAGCAAAGATAAAAGGATAG
- a CDS encoding chemotaxis protein, which produces MTQEELDALMAGDLDDMDDAAPTEAALEESADFEEQTESEALEEEKDKAATQLMHEYRPSSTMSWPPPPPTDDHKMVHQLDDVTKDSEIKATQVFDKLETVNNFMMSAEENAKEVIKLIESNITLFETLVTKFPKIDQFQKALDDNKGMKDRVEDLLMNAQMAEDEIMMTMDIMQYQDIHRQKIERVINVMRALSKYMSALFEGSKDDSKRVSSAVHIHGDETTEDVVSSEDIEALIASLGKK; this is translated from the coding sequence ATGACGCAAGAAGAACTTGATGCTTTGATGGCGGGCGATTTAGATGATATGGACGATGCCGCTCCAACAGAAGCGGCGCTTGAAGAGAGTGCAGATTTTGAAGAACAAACAGAGAGTGAAGCTTTAGAAGAGGAAAAAGATAAAGCTGCTACTCAATTGATGCATGAGTATAGACCATCATCGACAATGTCTTGGCCGCCACCGCCACCAACAGATGATCATAAAATGGTGCATCAGCTTGATGATGTTACCAAAGATTCTGAGATCAAAGCAACGCAAGTGTTTGATAAGCTTGAAACTGTGAATAACTTTATGATGAGTGCTGAAGAGAATGCTAAAGAGGTTATTAAACTCATTGAGTCAAACATTACTCTTTTTGAGACTTTAGTCACAAAATTTCCTAAAATTGATCAGTTTCAAAAAGCGCTTGATGACAACAAAGGGATGAAGGATCGTGTTGAAGATCTTTTAATGAATGCCCAAATGGCGGAAGATGAGATCATGATGACGATGGACATTATGCAATACCAAGATATTCATCGCCAAAAAATCGAACGCGTTATTAATGTTATGCGTGCCCTTTCAAAATACATGAGCGCATTGTTTGAAGGCTCTAAAGACGACTCTAAACGTGTAAGTTCAGCTGTACATATTCATGGTGATGAAACAACAGAAGATGTTGTTAGCAGTGAAGATATTGAAGCATTGATTGCTAGTTTAGGAAAGAAATAG
- a CDS encoding histidinol-phosphatase: MIIDLHNHTILCNHAEGSIEEYIQSAIAKKIDIFGFSDHAPMNFDEAYRMSFSEMDTYEKDVLHVKEKYKDQIKILLAYEVDFLRGYIDERVLKRNVDYFIGSVHYLGSWGFDNPEFIGEYRTKNIDEVWEHYFEAIGAMAKSGLFDIVGHLDLIKVFNFLPKKDVRLIAKEAIKAIKKANMSIELNAAGFRKPVGEQYPSNPLMELISEHDIPITFGSDAHALSHIGYQQEELREIAKAYGYKKCATFESRDRILVNF, from the coding sequence ATGATCATTGATTTACATAACCATACTATTTTATGCAACCATGCGGAGGGGAGTATTGAGGAGTATATTCAAAGTGCTATTGCTAAAAAAATAGATATTTTTGGCTTTTCTGACCATGCGCCAATGAACTTCGATGAAGCGTATCGTATGAGCTTTTCAGAAATGGATACATACGAAAAAGATGTTTTACATGTAAAAGAAAAATACAAAGATCAAATCAAAATATTACTTGCCTATGAAGTGGATTTTTTAAGAGGGTATATCGATGAGAGGGTCCTTAAACGCAATGTTGATTATTTTATAGGTTCTGTACATTACCTAGGTTCTTGGGGCTTTGATAATCCCGAATTTATAGGTGAATACCGCACTAAAAATATCGACGAAGTATGGGAGCATTATTTTGAAGCGATCGGCGCGATGGCAAAAAGCGGGCTTTTTGATATCGTAGGACATTTAGACCTCATAAAGGTTTTTAATTTTCTGCCTAAAAAAGATGTAAGGCTGATCGCAAAAGAAGCCATTAAAGCCATCAAAAAAGCCAATATGTCCATAGAACTCAACGCTGCAGGCTTTCGTAAACCTGTGGGAGAGCAGTATCCAAGCAATCCTTTGATGGAACTTATTAGCGAGCATGATATCCCTATTACGTTTGGTTCCGACGCACATGCTCTAAGCCATATTGGCTACCAGCAAGAGGAACTTCGAGAGATTGCAAAAGCGTATGGGTATAAAAAATGTGCAACTTTTGAAAGTCGAGATCGAATATTGGTTAATTTTTAA
- the glnA gene encoding type I glutamate--ammonia ligase, which translates to MGKFVNSVEEFFKYCADNEVEFVDFRFTDMKGTWHHLTYTMEAISPESFTNGIPFDGSSIDAWQPINKSDMLLKPEAESAFLDPFTADSTIVVFCDVFDIYKGELYEKCPRSIAKKTLKYLAETGLGDVAYFGPENEFFVFDDVKIRDEINCSYYEVDSEEGAWNSAKNYTDGYNTGHRPGTKGGYFPVQPIDSMVDLRAEMVQTLKQIGLEVFVVHHEVAQAQGEIGVKFGTLIEAADNVQKYKYVVKMVAHLNGKTATFMPKPLYGDNGNGMHVHQSIWKDGKNMFYKAGEYANLSDMARWYIGGILKHARSVAAFTNPSTNSYKRLIPGFEAPSILTYSMQNRSASCRIPYGAGEKSVRVEMRFPDSTSCPYLAFASMLLAGIDGIKTKAEPVGPMDEDLFELTLDEIREKGINQMPHTLRGSLEALIRDNDYLKPVMTPEFLDTYQHYKFETQVWPDEARPTAFEFKTMFSC; encoded by the coding sequence ATGGGTAAATTCGTTAACAGTGTTGAAGAATTTTTCAAATACTGTGCTGACAATGAAGTTGAATTTGTTGATTTTCGTTTCACTGACATGAAAGGAACATGGCATCACCTTACATATACTATGGAAGCGATTAGTCCAGAGTCTTTCACCAATGGTATTCCTTTTGATGGTTCATCAATCGATGCTTGGCAGCCAATCAACAAATCTGACATGCTTTTAAAGCCAGAAGCTGAGAGCGCATTTTTAGATCCATTTACAGCTGATTCAACCATTGTTGTATTCTGTGATGTTTTTGACATTTACAAAGGTGAATTGTATGAGAAATGTCCAAGAAGTATCGCTAAAAAAACATTGAAGTACCTTGCTGAAACAGGTCTTGGTGATGTTGCATACTTTGGACCAGAAAATGAATTTTTCGTATTTGACGATGTAAAAATTAGAGATGAAATTAACTGTTCATACTACGAAGTAGACTCTGAAGAAGGTGCTTGGAATAGCGCTAAAAATTATACTGATGGCTACAACACAGGTCACCGACCAGGCACAAAAGGTGGTTACTTCCCAGTTCAGCCAATCGATTCTATGGTAGATTTACGTGCTGAAATGGTACAAACTCTTAAACAAATTGGTCTTGAAGTATTCGTTGTTCACCACGAAGTTGCTCAAGCACAAGGCGAAATCGGTGTTAAATTTGGAACATTGATTGAAGCAGCTGACAACGTACAAAAATATAAATACGTTGTAAAAATGGTAGCTCACCTCAATGGAAAAACAGCTACATTTATGCCAAAACCACTTTACGGTGACAATGGTAACGGTATGCACGTTCACCAATCAATCTGGAAAGATGGCAAAAACATGTTCTATAAGGCTGGCGAATACGCAAACCTTAGTGATATGGCTAGATGGTATATCGGTGGTATCTTGAAACACGCAAGAAGTGTTGCGGCGTTTACAAACCCATCAACTAACTCTTATAAACGTTTGATCCCAGGATTTGAAGCGCCTTCAATCCTTACTTACTCTATGCAAAACCGTTCAGCTTCATGCCGTATTCCATACGGTGCGGGTGAGAAATCAGTTCGTGTTGAGATGCGTTTCCCAGATTCAACTTCATGCCCATACCTTGCGTTTGCTTCTATGCTTCTTGCAGGAATTGATGGTATTAAAACAAAAGCTGAGCCTGTTGGTCCAATGGACGAAGACTTATTTGAACTTACACTCGATGAAATTAGAGAAAAAGGTATCAACCAAATGCCTCATACATTAAGAGGTTCACTTGAAGCGTTAATCCGTGACAATGACTATCTTAAACCTGTTATGACTCCAGAATTTTTGGATACATACCAACACTACAAATTTGAAACTCAAGTTTGGCCAGATGAGGCAAGACCTACTGCATTTGAATTTAAAACAATGTTCTCTTGCTAG
- a CDS encoding transglycosylase domain-containing protein: MKYIMTILAMLGFAVLMAIIFLYAQIRFDAYKIIDYTPKLTTQIYDRNGELIANLFDEENRLYVDFKDLPPRLIEALVATEDTSFFEHSGINLEAIFRALVKDIHAMKMVEGASTITQQLIKNTVLTRQKTLTRKLNEAILAYTVESSLTKEQILERYFNHVYFGHGYYGVKTAAHGYFNKTLDALTLKEIAILVGLPKAPSSYDPTKHMDLSLSRANQVVSRMYTLGWISENEYTKATLEHPMVFDETLTRNRAPYVTDEVIKSLSTEYGDIKKGGFQIYLSIDLKLQQLAHESLKVGYNGMVSRLGKDVNASELNGAMVVMENSTGNILALVGGLDYAKSSFNRATQSKRQPGSSFKPFVYQKALDWGYSPLSEIPDISRTYVNSETDETWTPKNYESNFEGLITLKEALVHSRNLATINLLSLLGLDSVYKELKKDGFKGLSMDLSLALGSFGISPLEYSSFYSMFPNYGVRVEPVLVKKVINRQGVEKVYETKTQTITSPKQSYLMIDMMKEVVKRGTGKNAQVSGIEIAGKTGTTNSSVDVWFCGFSPDIEVLTWYGNDNNTPLKKGETGGKSAAPAFKYFMTKYVELHPETTREFKMPEGVGSRKIDGSTEYFTDVSPFPKTNTKQLKDDGGLMF; encoded by the coding sequence GTGAAATATATTATGACTATTTTAGCAATGCTTGGATTTGCAGTATTGATGGCAATTATCTTTTTATACGCACAAATTCGTTTCGATGCCTATAAGATTATTGATTATACCCCTAAATTAACCACACAAATTTATGACCGCAATGGTGAATTGATCGCGAATCTTTTTGACGAAGAGAATAGGTTGTATGTCGATTTTAAAGACCTCCCTCCACGTTTGATCGAAGCGCTTGTTGCAACGGAAGATACCTCCTTTTTTGAGCACAGCGGTATTAACCTTGAAGCAATTTTTAGAGCTTTAGTCAAAGACATTCATGCGATGAAAATGGTTGAGGGTGCGAGTACTATTACACAACAGCTTATTAAAAATACCGTTTTAACACGCCAAAAAACATTAACACGTAAACTCAATGAAGCTATCTTAGCCTATACGGTAGAATCGTCTTTAACCAAAGAGCAGATTTTGGAGCGTTACTTTAACCATGTTTACTTTGGGCATGGCTATTATGGTGTTAAAACCGCGGCACATGGGTATTTCAACAAAACGCTTGATGCGCTGACATTAAAAGAGATCGCTATACTTGTGGGACTTCCAAAAGCGCCTAGTTCGTATGATCCAACCAAACACATGGATCTCTCTTTAAGCAGAGCCAATCAAGTGGTTAGTCGTATGTACACATTAGGCTGGATTAGTGAGAACGAATACACTAAGGCAACATTAGAGCATCCTATGGTTTTCGATGAGACATTAACACGCAATCGTGCACCTTATGTCACCGATGAAGTCATTAAAAGCTTGAGTACAGAATATGGCGATATTAAAAAAGGTGGCTTTCAGATTTATTTGAGTATTGATTTGAAATTACAACAACTTGCACATGAATCCCTAAAAGTGGGTTACAACGGCATGGTGTCACGACTTGGGAAAGATGTGAATGCGTCTGAGCTCAATGGTGCTATGGTGGTTATGGAAAATAGCACAGGTAATATTTTAGCGCTGGTCGGAGGTCTTGATTATGCAAAGAGCAGTTTTAACCGTGCAACGCAAAGTAAACGCCAACCAGGTTCAAGCTTTAAGCCTTTTGTGTACCAAAAAGCTTTAGATTGGGGATACTCTCCACTGTCTGAAATCCCTGATATTTCACGTACTTACGTCAACAGTGAAACCGATGAAACATGGACACCAAAGAACTATGAAAGTAATTTTGAAGGCCTTATTACCCTCAAAGAGGCGTTGGTACATTCACGTAACTTGGCGACGATTAACTTGTTATCTCTTTTAGGGCTTGATAGTGTCTATAAAGAGCTCAAAAAAGATGGTTTCAAGGGCTTATCGATGGATCTTTCATTGGCACTTGGAAGTTTTGGTATTTCACCGCTAGAATACAGTAGTTTTTACTCAATGTTCCCAAATTACGGTGTACGTGTTGAGCCAGTACTGGTTAAAAAAGTGATTAACCGCCAAGGCGTTGAAAAAGTCTATGAAACCAAAACACAGACGATCACATCACCTAAACAGAGCTATTTGATGATAGATATGATGAAAGAGGTTGTCAAACGAGGTACGGGTAAAAATGCTCAAGTTTCGGGCATAGAAATTGCTGGAAAAACAGGAACAACCAACAGCAGTGTGGATGTCTGGTTTTGTGGCTTTTCTCCTGACATAGAGGTGCTCACTTGGTATGGAAACGACAATAATACACCGCTTAAAAAAGGCGAAACCGGTGGAAAATCGGCAGCTCCTGCGTTTAAATACTTTATGACCAAGTATGTAGAGCTTCACCCGGAAACAACACGTGAGTTTAAAATGCCAGAAGGTGTAGGCTCTCGTAAAATCGATGGATCAACAGAGTATTTTACCGATGTATCGCCATTTCCTAAAACAAATACAAAACAACTTAAAGACGATGGTGGTTTGATGTTTTAG